The DNA window AGGTGCCGTGGCAGGCTATCACAGTGATTTGGTCCACCATTGTGGCAAACTTTCAGTTCTTAGGCAGTTTGGTTGGGGGGATATTTGGACTAAAAACTACCGTGGCCGTTTCGGCGGATCAATTAAGTGGTCCGGTTGGGATTTTTGGCATGGTGGCACAGTTTGCGGCAATGGGTTGGGTGTATGTTTTGCTGATCACCGCTCAACTATCGCTTGCCGTAGCCATCTTCAACATCTTACCAATTCCGGCGCTTGATGGCGGTCGCATACTATTCATTTTGTTAAATAAAATTTTTGGTAAGAAGATTGTCTCAGAGCAGATAGAAAACATCGTTCATCTAACCGGATTTGCATTACTGATGCTGTTGTTCGTTTTTGTGACCTATCGTGATATATTAAAGTTAATCAAATGAAACAATCGGGAGGATTAAATGGGTGAAACTCTAGGTGCAGACGTTTTGGATACGAAAGAGGCCATCAAATCTGAAGAATGGCGAGATGAGACTGAAAAATGGGCAGATGTCGCGCGCCAGTTTCTGAATAACTACAGAGAAAAACATCCGAGATTTAACGATCGTGTTGATTTTTCAAATCCATCGGATACTTTGGACAAATTTCTAAAAGAAGGCGCTGATCCGGGCCGAATTTCGGTGATGTATGAAGATGATAAACCGGTCAGAATGACAATCAGTGTGAGTCCAAGTAATATTCATATTTGGGGCGATGCAATGGAGGCTTTAGTCGCATTTTCACAGGAAAACGAAGCTAGTTAATCAAATGAAACAAACTCAACTTTTTGGTACAACCAAAAAAGAGACACCAAGCGGCGAGGTCTCAAAAAATGCCATTCTATTAACGCGTGGTGGCTATATTGATAAAGAGTTAGCGGGCATATACACCTTGCTACCGTTAGCGTTGCGCGCGGTGCAAAAAATTAGCGCCATTGTGCGTGAAGAGATGAATCGTCTGCCGCACACTAGTGAAGTTTTGATGCCGATGTTGCAACCGCATAGTTTGTGGGAAGAAAGCGGCCGGCGCGAGGGCATTAAAGAAATTATGTACGATTTAAAAGATGAGGCAATTGGCTTGGGGCCGACTCACGAAGAAGTAGCTCAAGATGTTTTTCGTCATTTTGTACAATCATATAAAGATTTGCCCAGGGCGTTTTATCAAATTCAAACCAAGTTTCGCCATGAGCCACGCGCCAAATCCGGCCTGCTGCGTGGGCGTGAGTTTATGATGAAAGATTTGTACAGTTTTCATCTAACTGCCGAGGATTTAATCGAGTATTACGATTTGGTAAAACAAGCTTATCTGAAAATTTATTCGCGTTGCGGGCTAAACGCTATTTATACTGATGCAAGCGGCGGGGTATTCACCAAATATCGATCGCACGAATTTCAAGTGTTAGCCGAAAATGGCGAGGATACTATCTACCTCAATCAAGCTGGGGATAGAGCGTGGAATAAAGAGGTTGTGCAGGAAGACGATCCGGAATTTTTGCAGTTTTGCTCTGGCGAAATTATTAAGAAAAACGCTATCGAAGTGGGGAATATTTTTCGATACGACAACAAATATTCCAAACCAATGCATTCAACGGTGGTAAATAAGAACGGTGAAGAAATTGAAGTGCTTGGCGCCAGCTACGGCATTGGTATCACGCGGTTGGTGGGCACAATTGTTGAAGTTTACGGAGATCTGGAAAAAAGTAAAATGATTTGGCCGGCGAGCGTGGCGCCATTCAAAATCCATCTGATTGAGTTGAGCGAAGGACTAGGTGAAGATATTTATAATGTGTTAATGTTGTCAAATATCTCCGATGTTTTATATGATGATCGCGCTGTTTCGGCTGGGAATAAATTTGCTGATGCCGATTTAATTGGATCGCCAATTCGGATTATTGTTAGTGCCAAAACGCAAGCGACAAAATGCGTCGAAATTGTTTTGCCCGATGGTAAAACCGAGCTAATAAAAGAAAAAGATCTCATCAATTACTTAGCAAAAAACTAAAATTGTGCTATAATCTCATCATCAGCACCGTATATTCCGCGTAGAGGAGGGGGCGGATGGACTTTGTTGTCATCTTCGTGATCGTGCTGTTTGCATCATCCGCGTTCATGTACTTCTCACCGCCGAGGTATGGTGAGCGGTTCAGGCGAGCGTGCGAGTGGACGTTGGTAACGGTAGGGTGGTTCATTGTTACCGCGCTGTACTGGGGATCGGGCATTTTCCGGGATGTATGTAATTTGACCATGACTATGTGGTCATTCTACATGCTCCTGGATACGACCAATCCAAGATTGTGACAGCACCTGACAATTCATTCTGTGCCTCTTGGAGGAGGTGAGCAGAGCAATGCCGAAGCAGACGATGTTCGCAAGGTACGCACACGAGGTATTTGTGGTTGCGTTCTGTCAGCCGCCGATAGTTCTGGCTTATCCGGCCGAAGCCGCTGTCCACCCGGTGGTTTTCACTAGCGGTTTCGGTGATGACACCCGGAGTTGTGGTTGGAATTGCCCGGGCTGTGGTGAGTACATCAAGGCGCCGCCGGTTGCTGATCAACTACCAAATGACCTGGGTACGTACAACAGCTGGCGGCGAAAGCATCGTGGAACGCAGCTCGCTCCTCACCTGTTTCTCGAAGCTACAGAGGGCGAAGGCCTGGTAATGGTGGCGAAGTGGTTCGCTGGAATATGGCTACAGACCGTTACCGGCGACTACCAAATCAACGACCTGCGCTGGCCAACCAATACCAATGTAGTGCCATACGAGGCGATGATGGAAGCGCAGCGAATCCTCGCTGAGTCACTCTCAACTCCGTAATGGACCACGCCCAGACGCATTTGTTTTGTTAGGAGGGAGGTGAGACTGCAATGCCTGAAATGTCAGATGTAACTGTTGTGTGCTCCGATATACACTTTACCGAGGTTACGGTGTACTCGGTATTGCGAGTTGAGCATAACCGAATCATTCCAATCGATTCGAACAAACCCAACTCACGGATCACTCTGGTGTGCCCAGCATGTGGTGCGTTCCTCAATGTCCCAAGTAAGCCAAAGGGGCTGCCTAATGTTCTCGACGCGCACTACACGACAACCGCAGCTAAGGTTGTGTACGGGCACCGATTCTTGGACGGTGACATCGCACACTGTGCCAAGGAAGTTGCAGATTGGTACGCACAGAAAAGGAAAGAGATGGCTAATAGTAGCTTCCCACACCGAAACCTCTGTGTTGTGGGTTGTGAAGATCCTTCAGCTACCCATCTCATTCAGGGGATCCTCGGACGTACCTGATGTGACTTTCCTGGTCCAAATCCACCCGGACGATTCGTCGCCCGGGTGTTTCTTTTATGTTATAATCTGGCTATGAAAATACCAACTCATATTAAACCGCAAATTGAAGCTCTACCAAAAACGGCGGGGGTGTATTTTTTTAAAGGTGAGTTGGGCGAAATTATGTACGTGGGCAAAGCCAATAGCTTGCGCGACCGCGTTAAATCGTACTGGGCCAAAGAGCTAAATCGAAGCACGTTAATTTACAAAATGGTTGAGCAGGTGGTTACGATTGATTTTGAGCTGTGCGATTCGGGTATGGAAGCATTAATTGCCGAGGCAAACTATATCAAACGTTTGCTGCCAAAATATAATACCCGTTTGAAGGATGATAAAAGTTATTATTACGTTAAATTAGATTCATCTGACGGCTCGGATTTCCCCAAACTGTTGCTGATTCGCAAAAATCAGATATTGGATGATGAAAAAAAAGTGCGCTATTTTGGTCCGTACACTTCGGCAAAAAATCTGCGCTTGGCACTCAAAATGATCCGTCGTATTTTCCCCTATCGATCATGCAACATTATGCCCCAAAAACCGTGTTTGCAATATCATATCAAACGGTGCAGCGCGCCGTGCGCCGGAAATATCGACCAAAAAGAATATGCCAAAACCATCTCGCGAATTGTAATGATGTTGGAAGGTAATACGCAAACACTAATTAAACAACTTAAAAAAGAGATGGATCAGCTGGCAAAAAAACAGTTGTTCGAACAGGCATCCGTTGTTCGCAACCAATACCTTGCCCTTCAACACTTGCGCCAATCGGCAAAAATTTTAGACGTTGACGATATTCGGGTCGAGGATAATGTTGAGGGCGTACCAGGTCGTCTGGAAGGGTTTGACGTCTCTAACCTGTCTGGAAAAGAAGCGGTTGTGTCGATGGTGGTATTTACCAGCGGAAAGCCGGACAAAAAGCGGTATAAAAAATTCAAAATTCGTGGCGTTTTTCAGCCCGATGATTACGCCATGTTACAAGAGACAATTACCCGCCGTTTAATTAGGGCTAACGTTCGGCCAGATGGTGCGGAAGAGCTGGTTAACGCTGTCACCAACGATTTTTCTGCTGACAATGAGTGGAGTCTGCCCGATATTTTCATTATCGATGGGGGCAAAGGCCAGGTTTCGGCGGTTAAGGCGGTTTTAGATCAATTTAACGTCGAAATTCCAATAATTGGCATTGCCAAAGGTCCAGACAGAAAAGGCGAAGATTTGTATTTTTCAACTCAGACAGATTTTAAGGATATTAAAATAATTAGGTCAATTCGCGATGAAGCCCATCGATTTGCCATTGCGTATCATCGTTTATTGCATCAGAAATCTATCATTAAATCTGAATTAGATGACGTTCCCGGTATTGGCAAAATTACTAAGACAAAATTGTTGAAACATTTTGGCTCGGTGGCCAAAATTAGACAAGCATCAGAGTTAGAAATTGCGTCAGTTGTTGGCCCAAAGCTAACCAAGGCTATCATAAAACATCTAATTTGATTGTTTGGGCAATTTGGCGAAATGACAGGAGACATGAACTTTGCTATGCTTAAATTGAGGCAATATGGCTGACGAACCGTCTGGGTCGGAAGTAATGATCGACCTTAATATAGTGCTTAATAAAATGTCCGATGACAATGCGCGGTTATCGTTTTTGGAGAACTTGCGTAAAAAAGTTGAAGACAATTTGACTAGTAACCCAAAGTTAAAGCCATTACTATGGCAAATTGCCTCTGCGTTATCGCCAATATATATTCACCATAATCGTACTGAAGACGCTGCCAAGCTGTTTGAAAGTGCCGGTGTGTATGATCAAGCCGCGGTAAATTTTATGAAAGTCAGAGCGTTTGGCGATGCCGGGCGCTGTTACTCTAAAAACGGTGAGCACGAAAAGGCGCTTCAACTGTATACTCAAGCTGAAATGTGGTTGCCTGCTGCTGAAATTGCCGATCAAACAGGTAATCCGACAGTTGCCAAAAACTTATATTCAAAGGCAATTGAACAGTTTACTAATAGTCGTGAGTACGAAAAAGCTGCTTATGCGGCGGAAAAGGCCGGTTTGGTTAAAGAAACTTTAACCTTGACCGCGGATCATATTGATCATATTGGTAATAAAGATTCCAAATTTTTGTACCAAGAGTTAGTGGAGCGGGCGCTGAAGG is part of the Patescibacteria group bacterium genome and encodes:
- a CDS encoding aminoacyl--tRNA ligase-related protein; translation: MKQTQLFGTTKKETPSGEVSKNAILLTRGGYIDKELAGIYTLLPLALRAVQKISAIVREEMNRLPHTSEVLMPMLQPHSLWEESGRREGIKEIMYDLKDEAIGLGPTHEEVAQDVFRHFVQSYKDLPRAFYQIQTKFRHEPRAKSGLLRGREFMMKDLYSFHLTAEDLIEYYDLVKQAYLKIYSRCGLNAIYTDASGGVFTKYRSHEFQVLAENGEDTIYLNQAGDRAWNKEVVQEDDPEFLQFCSGEIIKKNAIEVGNIFRYDNKYSKPMHSTVVNKNGEEIEVLGASYGIGITRLVGTIVEVYGDLEKSKMIWPASVAPFKIHLIELSEGLGEDIYNVLMLSNISDVLYDDRAVSAGNKFADADLIGSPIRIIVSAKTQATKCVEIVLPDGKTELIKEKDLINYLAKN
- a CDS encoding excinuclease ABC subunit UvrC, with amino-acid sequence MKIPTHIKPQIEALPKTAGVYFFKGELGEIMYVGKANSLRDRVKSYWAKELNRSTLIYKMVEQVVTIDFELCDSGMEALIAEANYIKRLLPKYNTRLKDDKSYYYVKLDSSDGSDFPKLLLIRKNQILDDEKKVRYFGPYTSAKNLRLALKMIRRIFPYRSCNIMPQKPCLQYHIKRCSAPCAGNIDQKEYAKTISRIVMMLEGNTQTLIKQLKKEMDQLAKKQLFEQASVVRNQYLALQHLRQSAKILDVDDIRVEDNVEGVPGRLEGFDVSNLSGKEAVVSMVVFTSGKPDKKRYKKFKIRGVFQPDDYAMLQETITRRLIRANVRPDGAEELVNAVTNDFSADNEWSLPDIFIIDGGKGQVSAVKAVLDQFNVEIPIIGIAKGPDRKGEDLYFSTQTDFKDIKIIRSIRDEAHRFAIAYHRLLHQKSIIKSELDDVPGIGKITKTKLLKHFGSVAKIRQASELEIASVVGPKLTKAIIKHLI